One Corvus cornix cornix isolate S_Up_H32 chromosome 10, ASM73873v5, whole genome shotgun sequence genomic region harbors:
- the ASB7 gene encoding ankyrin repeat and SOCS box protein 7 isoform X2, with translation MLHHHCRRNPELQEELQIQAAVAAGDVHTVRKMLEQGYSPNGRDANGWTLLHFSAARGKERCVRVFLEHGADPTVKDLIGGFTALHYAAMHGRARIARLMLESDYRSDIINAKSNDGWTPLHVAAHYGRDSFVRLLLEFKAEVDPLSDKGTTPLQLAIIRERSSCVKILLDHNANIDIQNGFLLRYAVIKSNHSYCRMFLQRGADTNLGRLEDGQTPLHLSALRDDVLCAQMLYNYGADTNTRNYEGQTPLAVSISISGSSRPCLDFLQEVTSIVIGNNGSL, from the exons ATGTTACACCACCACTGCCGGAGGAaccctgagctgcaggaagagTTGCAGATCCAGGCTGCCGTGGCTGCTGGCGATGTTCACACCGTGCGCaagatgctggagcagggatatTCTCCAAATGGTCGGGATGCCAATGGCTGGACCTtgcttcatttctctgcagcaagAGGCAAGGAGAGATGTGTCCGTGTTTTTCTGGAGCATGGAG CTGATCCCACAGTTAAGGACTTAATTGGAGGCTTCACTGCTCTGCATTATGCAGCCATGCATGGCCGGGCGAGGATTGCACGCCTGATGTTGGAATCTGACTACAGAAGTGACATTATTAATGCCAAGAGCAATGATGGCTGGACTCCCCTGCACGTCGCCGCTCACTACGGCAGAGATTCGTTTGTCAGGCTCCTCCTGGAGTTCAAGGCTGAGGTTGATCCGCTCAGTGATAAAGGTACTACACCACTCCAGCTGGCCATTATCCGGGAGAGGTCAAGCTGTGTGAAAATCCTCCTGGACCACAATGCCAACATCGACATTCAGAATGGTTTCCTGTTACGATACGCTGTGATCAAAAGCAATCACTCGTACTGCCGAATGTTCCTCCAGAGAGGGGCCGATACAAACTTGGGGCGCTTGGAAGATGGACAGACACCCTTACACTTGTCTGCTCTTAGAGATGATGTGCTTTGTGCACAAATGTTGTATAATTACGGAGCAGACACTAACACAAGGAACTATGAAGGACAGACCCCACTGGCTGTTTCAATAAGTATTTCTGGAAGTAGCCGACCCTGTCTGGATTTCTTACAAGAAGTGACAA gTATTGTAATCGGTAATAATGGCAGCCTTTAG
- the ASB7 gene encoding ankyrin repeat and SOCS box protein 7 isoform X1 produces the protein MLHHHCRRNPELQEELQIQAAVAAGDVHTVRKMLEQGYSPNGRDANGWTLLHFSAARGKERCVRVFLEHGADPTVKDLIGGFTALHYAAMHGRARIARLMLESDYRSDIINAKSNDGWTPLHVAAHYGRDSFVRLLLEFKAEVDPLSDKGTTPLQLAIIRERSSCVKILLDHNANIDIQNGFLLRYAVIKSNHSYCRMFLQRGADTNLGRLEDGQTPLHLSALRDDVLCAQMLYNYGADTNTRNYEGQTPLAVSISISGSSRPCLDFLQEVTRQPRNLQDLCRIKIRQCIGLQNLKLLDELPIAKVMKDYLKHKFDDI, from the exons ATGTTACACCACCACTGCCGGAGGAaccctgagctgcaggaagagTTGCAGATCCAGGCTGCCGTGGCTGCTGGCGATGTTCACACCGTGCGCaagatgctggagcagggatatTCTCCAAATGGTCGGGATGCCAATGGCTGGACCTtgcttcatttctctgcagcaagAGGCAAGGAGAGATGTGTCCGTGTTTTTCTGGAGCATGGAG CTGATCCCACAGTTAAGGACTTAATTGGAGGCTTCACTGCTCTGCATTATGCAGCCATGCATGGCCGGGCGAGGATTGCACGCCTGATGTTGGAATCTGACTACAGAAGTGACATTATTAATGCCAAGAGCAATGATGGCTGGACTCCCCTGCACGTCGCCGCTCACTACGGCAGAGATTCGTTTGTCAGGCTCCTCCTGGAGTTCAAGGCTGAGGTTGATCCGCTCAGTGATAAAGGTACTACACCACTCCAGCTGGCCATTATCCGGGAGAGGTCAAGCTGTGTGAAAATCCTCCTGGACCACAATGCCAACATCGACATTCAGAATGGTTTCCTGTTACGATACGCTGTGATCAAAAGCAATCACTCGTACTGCCGAATGTTCCTCCAGAGAGGGGCCGATACAAACTTGGGGCGCTTGGAAGATGGACAGACACCCTTACACTTGTCTGCTCTTAGAGATGATGTGCTTTGTGCACAAATGTTGTATAATTACGGAGCAGACACTAACACAAGGAACTATGAAGGACAGACCCCACTGGCTGTTTCAATAAGTATTTCTGGAAGTAGCCGACCCTGTCTGGATTTCTTACAAGAAGTGACAA gACAGCCCAGAAACTTGCAAGATCTATGCCGAATTAAAATCCGTCAGTGTATAGGCCTTCAAAACCTCAAACTACTTGATGAACTACCCATTGCCAAGGTCATGAAAGACTACTTAAAACACAAATTTGATGATATCTGA
- the LINS1 gene encoding protein Lines homolog 1, giving the protein MKISLLQQMYKDVLAGIPLARESHHYSSLINLCVEQPPEGDESCHQNHLPSTAGGVRSHQDTDMSDVPATDDLSNSFANMSSSFCPREVMLLQLTLIKMMVAKVESQEIELHTRKKYCEIFVLLKEAKIDSKLIHLLGSNDRLLSHMASQTLASLVYFQLKEEDALNVTWLSFSLNTLLGFPGNARVADCLWTLVAILKETLKDALVPRAGVLKKLLAPLDAVLEGFYNAILLHHFDSHHYTSPYSEATNNLISFIDLLEALLASRIEMELPLRCQRILFLKVSYVLNLISSSIPYVIKKKLILLLKKCVLYKSREDAKSGSLFLQTPSLCEDILALSNAILQVVNLTWLNQIPLSGKSSYFGNSEAAPGDDSQGGSDQTVLRALSLVVLKALEFKIHNSATEAEMKGDFESSMSQLLMFWRSHVKPSPQSHPVVHHCEWLSLVFMEQDDDIWEAAKVLLLIYLKFYRLRCDAAASLSQKEEESWKFLVHTGGYNPHCIFLFLLEKIAFDSTVLLDFLISSETCFLEYLVRYLKLLGKEWHQFVDVCNHFDTRHSTFHSVCSVKPPHQEKQSCVTGESLQNAGCEPEPQTPMSLASSHNCPVFTAQQGSNEAAEWNQSDSLTGTDSASLLGSLQSLVNYDSSEDSEVESDGKECLVNAKQLPANNEGEVRRRETGCSCRDDDRNPHTSEVLPLKPKGSCTSSCWTCMASSDNIASLRIMLYKSTKCLEELQEAISRLQRRNLFPYNPSALLKLLSHIEKMSKSMNPQ; this is encoded by the exons ATGAAGatctctctcctgcagcagatgTATAAGGACGTCCTGGCAGGCATTCCCCTAGCAAGGGAAAGCCATCATTATTCCTCTTTAATTAATCTGTGTGTTGAGCAGCCACCAGAAGGAGATGAATCCTGTCATCAGAATCATCTGCCATCTACTGCTGGTGGTGTTAGGAGCCATCAGGACACTGATATGTCAGATGTCCCTGCAACAGATGATTTATCAAACAGCTTTGCAAACATGAGCTCCTCGTTCTGCCCACGAGAGGTGATGCTGCTCCAGTTAACCTTGATTAAGATGATGGTGGCGAAAGTAGAGTCCCAGGAAATAGAACTCCACACAAGAAAGAAGTACTGTGAAATCTTTGTTCTTCTGAAGGAGGCAAAAATTGACTCAAAATTG ATTCACCTGCTTGGTTCTAACGATCGGCTGTTATCTCACATGGCCTCACAAACTTTAGCATCTCTTGTGTATTTCCAGCTGAAGGAAGAG gaCGCCTTAAATGTCACGTGGCTCAGCTTTAGCCTGAACACGCTGTTGGGATTCCCCGGGAATGCCCGGGTGGCCGATTGCCTGTGGACTCTGGTGGCGATTCTCAAGGAGACGCTGAAGGACGCGCTGGTCCCCAGAGCAG GTGTTCTGAAGAAGTTGTTGGCTCCTCTTGATGCAGTGCTTGAGGGATTTTATAATGCCATCCTGCTCCATCATTTTGACAGTCACCACTACACTTCACCTTATTCTGAAGCTACAAACAATCTGATCAGCTTTATAGATCTGCTTGAAGCACTTTTGGCTTCCAGAATTGAAATGGAATTACCTCTCAGGTGCCAGAgaattttgtttttgaaagttTCTTATGTCCTCAACCTTATTAGTTCATCAATTCCCTATGTAatcaagaagaaattaattttgctccTTAAAAAATGTGTCCTTTACAAGTCTAGAGAAGATGCTAAAAGTGGATCACTGTTTTTACAAACCCCATCTTTATGTGAGGATATACTTGCACTGAGTAACGCTATTCTGCAGGTTGTGAATTTGACTTGGCTTAATCAGATCCCACTCAGTGGAAAGTCCAGCTACTTTGGAAACAGtgaagctgctcctggagaTGATTCTCAAGGTGGTTCTGACCAAACTGTTCTCAGGGCCTTAAGTTTGGTTGTGCTTAAAGCACTGGAATTCAAGATTCACAACTCTgcaacagaagcagaaatgaaag GAGACTTTGAGAGTTCCATGTCCCAGCTGTTGATGTTCTGGAGGAGTCATGTAAAGCCTTCCCCACAGTCTCACCCAGTTGTGCATCACTGTGAATGGCTCTCCTTGGTTTTTATGGAGCAGGATGATGACATCTGGGAAGCTGCTAAAGTTTTATTACTCatctatttaaaattttatag GTTACGGTGTGATGCTGCTGCTAGCCTAAGCCAAAAAGAGGAGGAATCCTGGAAGTTCCTTGTGCATACAGGTGGATATAACCCACACTGtatctttttattccttctggaAAAGATTGCATTTGATTCCACAGTACTCCTAGATTTTCTGATTTCATCAGAAACTTGCTTTCTGGAGTACTTGGTCAGGTACTTAAAGCTTCTTGGGAAGGAGTGGCATCAGTTTGTAGATGTCTGTAACCATTTCGATACCAGGCACAGCACTTTCCACTCAGTTTGTTCTGTCAAGCCACCCcaccaagaaaagcaaagctgtgtgACTGGGGAGAGTTTGCAAAATGCTGGTTGTGAGCCAGAACCACAGACTCCGATGTCTTTGGCTTCTTCTCACAATTGCCCGGTGTttacagcacagcagggcagtaATGAAGCTGCAGAGTGGAACCAGTCTGACTCATTGACAGGCACTGATAGCGCGTCCCTGCTGGGTTCTCTTCAAAGCCTGGTTAATTATGACAGCTCAGAGGACTCGGAGGTGGAATCAGATGGAAAAGAGTGCTTGGTAAATGCAAAACAATTGCCTGCAAACAATGAGGGTGaggtgaggagaagggaaactggttgcagctgcagagatgaTGACCGGAATCCACACACGTCTGAAGTGTTGCCTCTGAAACCGAAGGGATCTTGTACCTCATCCTGTTGGACTTGTATGGCATCTTCAGATAATATTGCATCCCTAAGAATAATGCTTTACAAATCAACAAAGTGTTTGGAAGAGCTGCAAGAAGCTATTTCTAGGTTGCAGAGAAGAAATCTTTTCCCATATAATCCATCTGCATTGTTGAAACTACTGAGCCACATTGAGAAGATGAGTAAATCCATGAATCCACAATAA